From a single Brettanomyces bruxellensis chromosome 5, complete sequence genomic region:
- a CDS encoding uncharacterized protein (CAZy:GH3), translated as MTFDVDNILNQLTTEEKVSLIAAVDNWHTKAIERLGVPSIRVSDGPNGIRGTRFFNGVPSACFPNGTSLAATFDSNLLEKAGKLMSTEAEHKNAQVILGPTTNIQRGPLGGRGFESFSEDPFLSGICTASIVNGIQDSGKIGATVKHFVCNDLEDQRFSSNSVLTQRALREIYLEPFRLAVKLADPRCFMTSYNKVNGMHCSQNYHLIEEILRGEWDWDGMIMSDWFGTYSTVAALKHGIDIEFPGPTKFRRWEVVKHLLQSKEADLKVEDIDNRCRNVLNLIKFVVDSRDGKPLPTTEDTLNDTPETSAKLRSLSAQGIVLLKNDKGVLPLSKDKSTVVIGPNGKALNTISGGGSASMRPYHVVTPYDGIKNKVGNVDYTVGCVCDKALKNLFEFMTNDLDKSKKGVRALFYTKAADDRAASEKPIDEMVIDNSYVTLFDYSNPAVDPLKKLFYVDFEGYYTPEETADYRFGCQVFGTAVVYLNGKLLIDNKTTQTKGTFCFSSGTVEETAVAHLEAGHSYKIKVEFGSGVTSKISTDFGAGGLQVGITKVIDPEIEVHHAAELAKAHDNVILCIGLNGEWESEGYDRDDMTLPGKTNDLVSAVLKANPNTVIVNQSGTPVEMPWLSESHTLLQAWYGGNEMGDAIADVLFGDAIPSGKLPLSWPFKNQDNPAYLNFSTQMGRVLYGEDIFVGYRFYEKLQRRVAFPFGYGLSYTTFKFDNLSVSGDNNDVTVSFTVKNTGDKYTAKEVAQLYISAVNSSVIRPVKELKAFSKPELRPGESKTVTFKLSLQDACSYFDEYRNKWCLEAGKYEAQVGSSSDDIHLIGEFEVPKTVYFVRSA; from the coding sequence atgacatTTGACGTCGATAATATATTAAACCAATTGACAACAGAAGAGAAGGTTTCGCTCATCGCTGCTGTTGACAATTGGCACACCAAAGCAATAGAAAGATTGGGAGTACCTTCAATTCGAGTTAGTGATGGCCCTAATGGAATCAGAGGAACAAGATTTTTCAATGGAGTGCCATCTGCTTGCTTCCCAAATGGAACCAGTTTAGCTGCAACATTCGACTCCAACTTGCTCGAAAAAGCTGGAAAATTGATGTCGACAGAGGCCGAGCACAAAAATGCTCAGGTCATCTTGGGACCAACCACGAACATTCAAAGGGGTCCGCTCGGAGGTCGTGGATTTGAAAGTTTCAGCGAGGATCCATTCTTAAGTGGAATATGTACGGCATCCATTGTGAATGGTATTCAGGATAGTGGAAAAATCGGTGCCACTGTTAAACATTTTGTTTGCAATGATTTAGAGGATCAAAGATTTAGCAGTAACAGTGTTTTAACTCAGAGAGCATTGAGAGAAATATACTTGGAGCCATTCCGTTTGGCAGTTAAATTGGCCGATCCTAGGTGCTTCATGACTAGTTACAATAAGGTTAATGGCATGCACTGCTCTCAAAACTATCATTTGATCGAGGAAATCTTGAGGGGTGAATGGGACTGGGATGGTATGATTATGAGCGATTGGTTTGGAACATATTCCACGGTTGCGGCTCTTAAGCATGGTATTGATATTGAATTCCCGGGTCCAACAAAATTCAGAAGATGGGAGGTTGTCAAGCACTTGCTCCAATCAAAAGAGGCCGACCTTAAGGTAGAGGATATTGACAACAGGTGCAGGAATGTGTTAAATTTAATCAAATTTGTGGTTGACTCTAGGGATGGCAAACCTTTGCCAACAACCGAGGATACTTTGAATGATACACCAGAAACTAGTGCGAAACTCAGAAGTTTGTCAGCGCAGGGTATCGTTTTATTGAAGAACGATAAAGGTGTTTTACCATTATCTAAGGATAAGTCTACCGTAGTTATTGGACCTAATGGAAAGGCCCTTAATACGATTTCGGGCGGCGGTTCTGCTTCCATGCGTCCATATCATGTTGTTACCCCTTATGACGGTATCAAGAATAAGGTTGGAAATGTGGACTATACAGTGGGCTGTGTCTGTGATAAGGCTTTAAAAAACTTGTTTGAGTTTATGACGAACGACTTGGACAAGTCGAAGAAGGGTGTCAGGGCCCTCTTTTACACGAAGGCTGCAGATGATAGAGCCGCATCTGAAAAGCCAATCGATGAGATGGTTATTGACAACTCCTATGTGACATTGTTTGATTACTCAAATCCAGCAGTTGATCCTCTAAAGAAGTTGTTCTACGTTGATTTTGAGGGTTACTACACTCCAGAGGAAACTGCAGACTATAGATTCGGTTGTCAAGTTTTCGGAACCGCCGTTGTTTATCTTAATGGCAAGCTCTTAATCGACAACAAGACCACGCAGACCAAGGGAACCTTCTGTTTCAGCAGTGGCACAGTTGAGGAAACAGCCGTTGCCCACTTAGAGGCGGGTCACAGCTATAAGATTAAGGTGGAATTTGGCTCCGGTGTGACTTCAAAGATCTCTACCGATTTTGGTGCAGGCGGTCTTCAGGTTGGCATTACCAAAGTCATCGACCCTGAAATTGAAGTTCACCATGCTGCCGAATTGGCAAAGGCCCACGACAACGTTATCCTTTGCATTGGATTGAATGGTGAGTGGGAAAGCGAGGGATATGATCGTGATGACATGACACTTCCAGGTAAGACGAATGATTTGGTTTCTGCAGTGCTCAAGGCTAATCCTAACACCGTCATTGTCAATCAATCCGGCACACCGGTCGAGATGCCATGGCTTAGCGAAAGTCACACCTTATTACAGGCATGGTATGGTGGCAATGAAATGGGTGATGCTATTGCGGATGTTTTGTTTGGTGATGCCATTCCAAGCGGAAAATTGCCATTGAGTTGGCCTTTCAAGAATCAGGACAACCCAGCATACTTGAACTTCAGTACCCAGATGGGCCGTGTGTTGTATGGAGAAGATATATTTGTCGGATACAGATTTTATGAAAAATTGCAGCGTCGTGTTGCTTTCCCATTCGGCTATGGTCTATCTTATACCACATTTAAATTCGACAATTTGAGTGTCTCCGGCGACAACAATGATGTCACTGTTTCATTCACAGTCAAGAACACAGGTGACAAATACACTGCAAAGGAGGTTGCTCAGTTGTACATTTCAGCAGTTAACTCCTCTGTCATTAGACCTGTAAAAGAATTAAAGGCATTCTCCAAGCCAGAGTTGAGGCCTGGCGAGTCAAAGACTGTTACTTTCAAATTGAGCTTGCAAGATGCATGTTCCTATTTCGATGAATACAGAAACAAGTGGTGCTTGGAAGCAGGAAAATACGAGGCTCAGGTTGGTAGTAGCAGTGACGATATTCACTTAATTGGAGAGTTTGAAGTTCCAAAGACGGTCTACTTTGTTAGATCTGCATGA
- the IMA2 gene encoding oligo-1,6-glucosidase ima2 (CAZy:GH13_40~CAZy:GH13_31~CAZy:GH13_29~CAZy:GH13_23~CAZy:GH13_17~CAZy:GH13_30~CAZy:GH13~CAZy:GH13_36~CAZy:GH13_16~CAZy:GH13_35~CAZy:GH13_20~CAZy:GH13_1~CAZy:GH13_4~CAZy:GH13_2): MSEIQKHPETTEKWWKEAVVYQIYPASFKDSNGDGWGDLNGIRSKLSYLKKLGIDAVWVCPFYDSPQDDMGYDIANYEKVWPTYGTNDDCFNLIKEAHNLGMKLFVDLVINHCSDEHEWFKESKSSKSNPKRDWFFWRPPKGYTKDNKPIPPNNWGSIFGGSAWEFDNSTKEFYLHLFAKGQPDLNWENDECRNAIFDTSIGFWLKHGVDGFRIDTAGLYSKLPGLPDVPISDPKREFQHPDPGSLNGPRIHEFHKMMKKYMQGIVGPDKEIFSVGEVGHASKEVFMKYTGANRNEISELFVFDHVDVGSSKTFKYNLVPFDLKEWKQALASSFDWINGTDCWSSVFLENHDQPRSVTRFGDDSTEKARTASAKLLATMLVSFTGTLFVYQGQELGCTNFKANGISDYEDVDANGHYEEFTERFGADSKEVRGMIDGLALMSRDHSRTPFPWSSEGKYGGFSSSKPWFHMNENFKQGINVEDEENDPDSVLNFWRKAIAARKQHKDLLVYGYDFKFYDLDNKKLFAFTKKYGDTTLFAALNFSGETLKFNLPKGQYSKFFGTHSDGEKKIC; encoded by the coding sequence ATGTCTGAAATTCAAAAACATCCAGAAACGACCGAGAAATGGTGGAAGGAGGCAGTGGtttatcaaatatatcCAGCTAGTTTCAAAGATTCAAATGGAGACGGCTGGGGTGATCTTAATGGAATTAGATCAAAACTatcatatttgaaaaagcttGGTATCGATGCAGTTTGGGTTTGTCCATTTTATGATTCCCCTCAAGATGACATGGGTTATGATATTGCGAATTACGAGAAAGTCTGGCCTACTTACGGAACAAATGATGACTGCTTCAATCTTATTAAAGAAGCACATAATTTGGGTATGAAACtttttgttgatttggTCATTAACCATTGCTCTGATGAGCACGAATGGTTTAAGGAATCAAAGAGCAGCAAATCAAATCCCAAGAGAGATTGGTTCTTCTGGAGACCTCCAAAAGGATATACGAAGGACAACAAGCCTATTCCTCCAAACAACTGGGGTTCTATTTTTGGAGGATCCGCATGGGAATTTGATAACAGCACTAAGgaattttatttgcatttatTTGCTAAGGGCCAGCCTGATCTTAACTGGGAAAACGATGAGTGTAGAAATGCTATTTTTGATACCTCCATTGGCTTCTGGCTAAAGCATGGTGTCGATGGCTTTAGAATTGATACCGCTGGATTGTATTCCAAGCTCCCTGGTCTTCCGGACGTTCCAATTAGTGATCCAAAGCGAGAATTTCAACACCCAGACCCAGGATCCCTGAACGGACCAAGAATCCATGAATTCCacaaaatgatgaaaaaatacatgCAAGGTATTGTCGGCCCAGACAAGGAAATTTTCTCTGTGGGAGAAGTCGGTCATGCATCAAAAGAGGTGTTCATGAAATACACAGGGGCAAacagaaatgaaatttctGAATTGTTTGTTTTTGACCATGTCGATGTTGGTAGTTCCAAAACTTTTAAGTACAACTTGGTGCCATTTGATTTAAAGGAATGGAAGCAAGCTTTGGCCTCAAGCTTTGATTGGATTAATGGAACAGATTGTTGGTCTTCCGTCTTTCTAGAGAATCATGATCAGCCAAGATCTGTTACACGGTTTGGTGATGATTCAACTGAAAAAGCTCGTACTGCCTCGGCTAAGTTGCTAGCAACTATGCTTGTTTCCTTTACTGGTACATTATTTGTTTATCAAGGACAGGAATTAGGCTGTACCAACTTCAAAGCCAACGGAATTTCTGATTATGAAGATGTGGATGCAAATGGTCATTATGAAGAGTTTACTGAAAGATTTGGTGCAGACTCCAAAGAAGTTCGTGGTATGATTGATGGATTAGCCTTGATGTCACGGGACCATTCTAGAACACCTTTCCCATGGTCATCGGAAGGTAAGTACGGTGGTTTCAGCTCTTCTAAACCATGGTTCCACATGAACGAGAACTTCAAGCAGGGTATTAATGtggaggatgaagaaaatgatcCTGATTCCGTTCTTAACTTCTGGAGAAAGGCTATTGCCGCCAGGAAGCAACATAAAGACTTACTTGTGTATGGATATGACTTTAAGTTCTATGACTTGGACAATAAAAAGTTGTTTGCATTCACTAAAAAGTACGGGGACACCACTTTATTTGCTGCCTTGAACTTTTCTGGTGAGACTTTGAAGTTCAATTTACCAAAGGGCCAATATTCCAAATTCTTTGGAACTCACTCTGAtggggagaaaaagattTGTTGA
- the GAL7 gene encoding galactose-1-phosphate uridyl transferase — translation MSHFDLTDCSHRRFNPLTGTYVLCSPHRAKRPWLGAKENAGAEKKNTYEPGCYLCPGNKRAVGNAINPKYSATFIFPNDFSAVKLDQPDYVDEDSEGKSEEEKKLRKRLLITKGVRGKCFVICFSPNHALTMPLLTVNEIVGVINAWLGLYTDLKRQHFEEGKPYKYVQIFENKGAAMGCSNPHPHCQSWCLDTIPTEISRELSNLIKYKAENGTHLFADYIRLEQLEKVRIVLENDSFIVVVPYWALWPFETLLIAKEHLRSLEDFDEKHKEDLASILKKLTVKYDNLFETSFPYSAGLHQAPFFGSEDELDCSWFHAHFYPPLLRSATVKKFCVGFEMLAEPQRDLTSEQAAAKLQQLDSETHYSQRK, via the coding sequence ATGTCTCACTTTGATCTTACAGATTGCTCTCATAGAAGATTTAATCCATTAACAGGAACTTACGTTCTTTGCTCTCCCCATAGGGCCAAGAGACCATGGCTTGGtgcaaaggaaaatgcCGGTgccgagaaaaaaaacactTACGAACCTGGATGCTATCTTTGCCCAGGAAATAAGAGGGCTGTTGGAAACGCAATCAATCCTAAATACAGTGCCACgtttatttttccaaatgaCTTTTCTGCAGTGAAGTTGGACCAACCTGACTACGTTGATGAAGATTCAGAGGGTAAAagtgaagaggaaaagaagctcAGAAAACGACTTCTTATAACCAAGGGAGTCAGAGGTAAATGCTTTgttatttgcttttctccAAATCACGCACTCACCATGCCATTATTGACAGTAAACGAGATAGTGGGGGTGATTAATGCCTGGTTGGGTCTTTACACGGATCTAAAAAGGCAGCATTTCGAAGAAGGCAAACCATACAAATATGTCCAAATTTTCGAAAATAAAGGTGCTGCTATGGGTTGTTCGAATCCTCACCCGCATTGTCAGAGTTGGTGTTTGGACACGATCCCGACAGAAATATCACGGGAATTGTCCAATCTTATCAAATACAAGGCTGAAAATGGTACACACCTGTTTGCTGATTATATAAGACTTGAGCAGTTGGAGAAGGTTAGAATTGTTCTAGAGAACGATTCTTTTATCGTCGTTGTCCCTTATTGGGCATTATGGCCATTTGAAACTCTTTTAATTGCCAAGGAACATCTCAGATCTTTGGAAGATTTCGATGAAAAGCATAAAGAAGATCTAGCTTctattttgaagaaattaaCGGTCAAGTATGACAATCTTTTCGAGACTTCTTTCCCATATTCAGCTGGTCTCCATCAGGCTCCATTTTTTGGTTCTGAGGATGAATTGGATTGTTCTTGGTTCCACGCTCATTTCTATCCACCATTACTAAGGTCAGCTACTGTTAAGAAGTTCTGTGTTGGTTTTGAAATGCTTGCCGAACCTCAAAGAGATTTGACAAGTGAACAGGCCGCTGCAAAACTTCAACAGTTGGATTCAGAAACGCATTACTCACAAAGAAAGTAG
- the HGT1_2 gene encoding high affinity glucose transporter, whose product MGYEKKLVGVAEKVKKFLDYFPTLYNVYLVCCISTISGMMFGVDISSISAFIGTDQYKNYFNNPGSAIQGFITSAMALGSFFGSLACSFVSEPLGRRISLTFCAFFWCVGAAIQSSSQNRAQLIIGRFISGFGVGFGSTVAPVYGSELAPRRIRGFIGGLFQFSVTVGILIMFYISYGLHFINGVGSFRIAWGIQIIFGLVLFFGVFLLPESPRWLAKHGYWDEAEDVVAKIQAHGDKTNPDVQIEVSEIKEQIMIDEASKSVTYATLFNKKYCLRTITAIFAQIWQQLTGMNVMMYYIVYIFQMAGYTGNSNLIASSIQYVLNTCMTVPALFLLDKVGRRPVLLTGAVLMMIFQFCVAGILGGCSKPVNSVDGDSTVKIEIPKSNSSAARAVIAMCYLFVCSFACTWGVGAALSTAANWILNFAIGMYTPSSFENITWKTYCIYATFCACMFIHVLFYFPETKGKRLEEVAQMWDEHVPAWKSASWKPAVPIATDKILEKKLSVQHVEDNDNSTEDDHSMSNSEKAVQIA is encoded by the exons ATGGGCTACGAAAAGAAGCTTGTTGGGGTCGCCgaaaaggtgaagaaatTCCTAGATTACTTCCCAACCTTGTACAATGTGTATTTGGTTTGTTGTATTTCCACCATATCAGGTATGATGTTTGGTGTcgatatttcttcaatttctgCTTTCATTGGCACTGATCAATACAAAAACTACTTTAACAATCCGGGTTCTGCTATTCAGGGTTTCATTACCTCTGCTATGGCTCTTGGATCTTTCTTTGGCTCTTTGGCCTGTTCCTTCGTTTCCGAACCTTTgggaagaagaatttcTCTAACATTTTGTGCATTCTTCTGGTGTGTTGGTGCAGCTATCCAATCATCTTCGCAGAATAGGGCCCAGTTGATTATTGGTCGTTTTATTTCTGGATTTGGTGTTGGCTTTGGTTCAACAGTTGCTCCCGTCTATGGTTCTGAGTTGGCACCAAGGAGAATCAGGGGTTTTATTGGAGGCTTATTCCAGTTTTCTGTGACTGTGGGTATTTTGATCATGTTTTACATTTCTTATGGACTTCACTTCATTAATGGTGTTGGCTCCTTTAGGATTGCATGGGGTATCCAGATTATCTTTGGTCTTGTATTGTTCTTTGGTGTTTTCCTTCTTCCAGAATCACCAAGATGGCTTGCAAAACATGGCTATTGGGATGAGGCAGAAGATGTTGTTGCTAAGATACAGGCGCATGGTGATAAAACCAATCCAGATGTTCAGATAGAGGTTTCCGAGATTAAGGAACAAATTATGATTGATGAGGCTTCCAAGAGTGTGACATATGCTACCTTATTCAATAAGAAATATTGCCTTAGGACCATTACCGCCATCTTTGCTCAGATTTGGCAACAATTAACCGGTATGAACGTTATGATGTACTATATTGTCTACATTTTCCAGATGGCTGGTTATACTGGAAATAGTAATCTTATTGCTTCTTCCATTCAATATGTTTTGAACACTTGTATGACTGTTCCTGCCTTGTTCTTGTTGGATAAAGTTGGAAGAAGGCCAGTTCTTTTGACCGGTGCTGTTTTAATGAtgattttccaattttgtGTCGCCGGAATTTTAGGCGGATGTTCTAAACCTGTTAATTCCGTTGATGGTGACAGCACAgtcaaaattgaaattccAAAGAGTAACTCTAGCGCTGCCAGAGCCGTTATTGCTATGTGCTACTTATTTGTGTGCTCTTTCGCTTGTACATGGGGTGTTG GTGCCGCTCTTTCCACTGCAGCAAACTGGATCCTTAACTTTGCAATTGGTATGTACACGCcttcttcctttgaaaACATTACATGGAAGACCTACTGTATCTACGCAACATTCTGTGCCTGCATGTTTATTCACGTTCTTTTCTACTTCCCAGAAACAAAGGGAAAACGTTTAGAAGAAGTCGCTCAGATGTGGGATGAGCACGTTCCTGCATGGAAATCTGCTTCATGGAAACCTGCTGTTCCTATTGCCACCGATaaaattttggaaaagaaactcTCTGTTCAGCATGTCGAAGACAACGATAACTCAACCGAGGATGATCATTCGATGTCAAATTCGGAGAAGGCAGTACAAATTGCATGA